In the genome of Streptomyces sp. NBC_00259, the window TCGCGGGCGACACCGCGCAGCGACAGGCAGTAGCCGCGGTCGGGTGTGACGGCGATGTCGAGGACCTCGTCGAACAGCTCAAGCAGCTCGGTGGCGTCGGTGCCGATCTCGATCTCGGGCGGCAGCACGATGATGCCGTGCGTCCCGTCGTCGCCCATGCCGAGCTCGTCGCCGGAGCAGATCATGCCCCGCGAGACCCGGCCGTACGTCTTGCGCTCGGCGATACGGAAGTCACCGGGCAGGACGGCGCCTGGAAGCGCGACGACGACCTTGTCGCCGACGGCGAAGTTCCGGGCGCCGCAGATGATCTCCTGCGGCTCGCCGGTCTGGTTGGCCTGGCCGACGTCGACGGTGCAGAAGCGGATCGGCTTCTTGAACTCGGTCAGCTCCTCGATCGTGAGCACCTGGCCCACGACGAGCGGGCCGGTGAGCCCGGCGCCGAGTTGCTCGACGGTCTCGACCTCCAGGCCGGCCGCGATGAGCTTGGTCTGTACGTCACGGCCGGTCTCCGTCGCCGGCAGGTCGACGTACTCCCGCAGCCATGAAAGCGGGACCCGCATCAGATCTCCATCCCGAAGGGCCGGGTGAACCGGACGTCACCCTCGACCATGTCTCGCATGTCTTCGACGTTGTGGCGGAACATCAGCATCCGCTCGATGCCGAACCCGAAGGCGAATCCGCTGTACTTCTCGGGGTCCACACCGCAGGCGACGAGCACCTTCGGGTTGACCATCCCGCAGCCGCCGAGCTCGATCCAGCCCTCGCTGGAGCAGGTGCGGCAGGGCCGGTCCGGGTTGCCGACGGACTCGCCGCGGCAGACGTAACAGACCATGTCCATCTCGGCGGACGGCTCGGTGAAGGGGAAGAAGTTCGGCCGCAGCCGGGTCTTCATGCCCTCGCCGCCGAAGAGCGCGCGGACCATGTGGTCCAGGGTGCCCTTGAGGTCGGCCATGGTGAGGCCCTCGTCGACGGCGAGCAGCTCGACCTGGTGGAACACCGGGGTGTGGGTGGCGTCCAGGTCGTCGGTGCGGTAGACGCGGCCGGGGCAGATCACGTACAGCGGCGGCTCGCGGTCCAGCATGGAGCGGACCTGCACGGGCGACGTGTGCGTACGCAGCACGACGCCGGAGCCGGTGTCCCCGTCGCCGTCGGCGGCCTTCACGAAGAAGGTGTCGTGCTCACCGCGGGCGGGGTGGTCGGCCGCGATGTTCAGCGCGTCGAAGTTCAGCCATTCGGTCTCGACCTCGGGGCCTTCGGCGACCTCGTAGCCCATGGCCACGAAGATGTCCTCGATGCGCTCGGACAGCGTGGTCAGCGGGTGGCGGGCGCCGGCCGGTACGCGGTCGTACGGAAGGGTGACGTCCACCGCCTCCTCGACCAGCACGCGGGTGTCCCGCTCCGCCTCGAGCTCGGCCTGACGGGCGGCCAGGGCCTTGTTCACGGCACCGCGGGCCTGGCCCACACGCTTGCCGGCCTCGGCCTTGGCGTGCGGCGGCAGGGCGCCGATCTCCCGGTTGGCGAGCGCGAGCGGCGAGGTGGGGCCGGTCTGCGCGATCTTCGCCTCGTGGAGCGCGTCGAGGTCGCCCGCGGCGGCGAAGGCGGCGAGCGCCTCGTCCCGCATGCGCTCGATCTGTTCCGGTTTCAGTGCCTCGACCTCGACAGGGTCGTACGACTTGTTCGGTGCCGACATCTCTTCCCGTACTTCCGATGGGGTGGCTGGGGCCCCCGCTCGACGACCGAGGACGCAAAGGTGCCAAAGGTCGAGTCTAGCGGGGTGAGGGTGCGCGAATGAGCCCGCGGGCTGCCGGGGTGCCTGTCAGGTGAGAAAGGCGGGGGCGCCCACGGGCAACGTAAATCGAAATTCCGCGCCACCGCCCGGACCGCGGCCGACGGTGATCGTCCCGCCGTGCGCCTCGACGATGCCCTTGACGATGTACAGCCCGAGGCCGGTGCCGCCACGCTTGCTCCCCCGCCAGAAGCGGGTGAAGACACGGCCCATCGACTCCTCCGGGATGCCGGGGCCTTCGTCGCTCACGGTGACGGTCGTTCCCTTCTCGTCGCTCTTGCTGATCGCGGGTGCCACCTCGATGGTGACGGTTCCCTCGCCGTGGCGCACCGCATTTTCAAGCAGATTGCCGAGCACCTGATCGATCTTGTCGGGATCGGCCCACAGGGTGGGGAGCCGACGGTGGATACGGACGAAGAACCGGTCCGGGGACTGGCCTCCCGCGGTGTGAGCCTGGACGTGGCGGCCGACGGCGGCGGCGATGTCCACGGGCTGGCGGCGCACTTCGAGCCGGCCGGAGTCGATGCGGGAGATGTCGAGGAGCTCGGCGATGAGCCGGGTGACGCGGTTGGCGTCGGCGTCGACGGTCTCCAGCATGAGCCGCTTCTGGTCGTCGGTGAAGCGCTCCCACTTGGCGAGCAGGGTGGCCGTGAAGCCCTTGACGGAGGTCAGCGGCGAGCGCAGCTCATGGGCGACGGTGGCGATCAGCTCCGCGTGGCTGCGCTCGGTGCGGCGGCGCGCCTCGGTGCCGCGCAGACAGATCACGAGACGGCGCACGGGCCCTGTGGGGGCCTCCCGTACGTACCGGGCGGAGACGAGGACCTCGCGGTTGCCGGGGAGCAGCAGATTCCGCTCGGGCTGGCCGACACGGGTGGCGAGGCCGCCGTAGGGGTCGGTCAGCTGCCACCAGCGGCGCCCCTTGAGGTCCTCCAGCGGCAGCGCCTGCTCCAGCGGCCGGCCGAGTGCCTCGGCACCGGGGATGGCGGTGATCCGTGCGGCCGCGGCGTTGAAGCAGATCACCCGGCCGGTCTCGTCGGCGACGACGAGCCCGTCGGGCAGGTCGTCGGGGTCGATGCCGGGGCACGCGTCATCCATGGCGGCGCCTGCGAAGGCCGGTTGTGCCTCCGAGGGCCTTCTTGTGCCGACAGCCATCCCCGTACCCCACCTCTCGAACCAGTGCAGTGGGTCCCCGAATTGGTCACCCTACTAGTCGGCGGTGACGGAGCGACACCCTGCGGGGCGCGACCTACCGGGCGGTGGTGGCGCGACAGCCGCCGGGGGTGCGCTGGGCGCGTGCGGAGGCGTAGAGGCAGACGGCGGCGGCGGTCGCGAGGTTGAGGCTCTCCGCCTTGCCGTGGATCGGCACGCGGACGACGGCGTCGGCGAGCGCACGGGTCTCCTCGGGCAGGCCCCAGGCCTCGTTGCCGAAGATCCAGGCGGTGGGCCCGGACATGGTGCCCGCGTCCAGCTCGTCG includes:
- a CDS encoding sensor histidine kinase, translating into MAVGTRRPSEAQPAFAGAAMDDACPGIDPDDLPDGLVVADETGRVICFNAAAARITAIPGAEALGRPLEQALPLEDLKGRRWWQLTDPYGGLATRVGQPERNLLLPGNREVLVSARYVREAPTGPVRRLVICLRGTEARRRTERSHAELIATVAHELRSPLTSVKGFTATLLAKWERFTDDQKRLMLETVDADANRVTRLIAELLDISRIDSGRLEVRRQPVDIAAAVGRHVQAHTAGGQSPDRFFVRIHRRLPTLWADPDKIDQVLGNLLENAVRHGEGTVTIEVAPAISKSDEKGTTVTVSDEGPGIPEESMGRVFTRFWRGSKRGGTGLGLYIVKGIVEAHGGTITVGRGPGGGAEFRFTLPVGAPAFLT
- the pheS gene encoding phenylalanine--tRNA ligase subunit alpha, with product MSAPNKSYDPVEVEALKPEQIERMRDEALAAFAAAGDLDALHEAKIAQTGPTSPLALANREIGALPPHAKAEAGKRVGQARGAVNKALAARQAELEAERDTRVLVEEAVDVTLPYDRVPAGARHPLTTLSERIEDIFVAMGYEVAEGPEVETEWLNFDALNIAADHPARGEHDTFFVKAADGDGDTGSGVVLRTHTSPVQVRSMLDREPPLYVICPGRVYRTDDLDATHTPVFHQVELLAVDEGLTMADLKGTLDHMVRALFGGEGMKTRLRPNFFPFTEPSAEMDMVCYVCRGESVGNPDRPCRTCSSEGWIELGGCGMVNPKVLVACGVDPEKYSGFAFGFGIERMLMFRHNVEDMRDMVEGDVRFTRPFGMEI